The Pseudomonas eucalypticola genome has a window encoding:
- the ftsH gene encoding ATP-dependent zinc metalloprotease FtsH, which produces MAKNLILWLIIAAVLVTVMNNFSSPNEPQTLNYSDFIQQVKDGKVEKITVDGAVITGKRNDGDNFKTIRPNIADNGLIGDLVDNHVAIEGKQPEQQSIWTQLLVASFPILVIIAVFMFFMRQMQGGAGGKGGPMSFGKSKARLLSEDQVKTTLADVAGCDEAKEEVGELVEFLRDPGKFQRLGGRIPRGVLMVGPPGTGKTLLAKAIAGEAKVPFFTISGSDFVEMFVGVGASRVRDMFEQAKKHAPCIIFIDEIDAVGRHRGAGMGGGHDEREQTLNQLLVEMDGFEMNDGIIVIAATNRPDVLDPALLRPGRFDRQVVVGLPDIRGREQILKVHMRKAPLGDDVNPAVIARGTPGFSGADLANLVNEASLFAARNGKRIVEMKEFELAKDKIMMGAERKTMVMSEKEKQNTAYHEAGHAIVGRIVPEHDPVYKVSIIPRGRALGVTMFLPEEDRYSLSKRALISQICSLYGGRIAEEMTLGFDGVTTGASNDIMRASQIARNMVTKWGLSEKLGPLLYAEDEDQGFLGRGGSGANSSVSGETAKMIDLEVRSIIDQCYGTAKQILTDNRDKLDAMADALMKYETIDADQIDDIMAGRTPREPRDWSGGPGSTGTPVPRDERPESPIGGPAAQH; this is translated from the coding sequence ATGGCAAAGAATCTGATCCTGTGGTTGATCATTGCGGCCGTGCTGGTGACGGTAATGAACAACTTCTCAAGCCCCAATGAGCCTCAGACCCTCAACTATTCCGACTTCATTCAGCAGGTCAAGGATGGCAAGGTCGAGAAAATCACCGTGGACGGCGCAGTCATCACCGGCAAGCGCAACGACGGTGACAACTTCAAGACCATCCGGCCGAACATTGCTGACAACGGCCTGATCGGTGACCTGGTCGACAACCACGTGGCCATTGAAGGCAAGCAGCCAGAGCAGCAGAGCATCTGGACTCAATTGCTGGTCGCCAGCTTCCCTATACTCGTCATCATCGCGGTGTTCATGTTCTTCATGCGCCAGATGCAGGGCGGTGCGGGCGGCAAGGGCGGGCCGATGAGTTTCGGCAAGAGCAAGGCGCGCCTGCTGTCCGAAGACCAGGTAAAAACCACCCTCGCTGACGTCGCCGGTTGCGACGAGGCCAAGGAGGAAGTGGGTGAGCTGGTCGAGTTTCTGCGTGACCCGGGCAAATTCCAGCGCCTGGGCGGTCGTATTCCGCGCGGCGTGCTGATGGTAGGCCCGCCCGGTACCGGTAAGACCCTGCTGGCCAAGGCCATCGCGGGTGAAGCCAAGGTGCCGTTCTTCACCATTTCCGGTTCGGACTTCGTGGAAATGTTCGTCGGTGTCGGCGCCAGCCGTGTGCGTGACATGTTCGAACAGGCCAAGAAGCACGCGCCGTGCATCATCTTCATCGACGAAATCGACGCTGTCGGTCGCCACCGTGGCGCCGGCATGGGTGGCGGTCACGACGAGCGTGAGCAGACCCTCAACCAGTTGCTGGTGGAGATGGACGGCTTCGAAATGAACGATGGCATCATCGTCATCGCCGCTACCAACCGTCCTGACGTACTGGACCCTGCGCTGCTGCGTCCTGGCCGTTTCGACCGCCAGGTGGTGGTTGGCCTGCCGGACATTCGTGGTCGCGAGCAGATCCTCAAGGTGCACATGCGCAAGGCTCCACTGGGTGACGACGTCAACCCGGCGGTCATCGCGCGCGGTACCCCCGGTTTCTCCGGTGCCGACCTGGCCAACCTGGTCAACGAGGCCTCGCTGTTCGCGGCCCGCAACGGCAAGCGCATCGTCGAGATGAAGGAATTCGAACTCGCCAAAGACAAAATCATGATGGGCGCCGAGCGCAAGACCATGGTCATGTCCGAGAAAGAGAAGCAGAACACTGCTTACCACGAAGCGGGTCACGCCATCGTCGGCCGTATCGTGCCCGAGCACGACCCGGTCTACAAAGTGTCGATCATTCCCCGTGGTCGCGCCCTCGGTGTGACCATGTTCCTTCCTGAGGAAGACCGCTACAGCCTGTCCAAGCGTGCGCTGATCAGCCAGATCTGCTCGCTCTACGGCGGCCGTATCGCCGAGGAGATGACCCTGGGCTTCGACGGTGTCACCACCGGCGCGTCCAACGACATCATGCGCGCCAGCCAGATCGCGCGGAACATGGTGACCAAGTGGGGCTTGTCCGAGAAACTGGGCCCGCTGCTGTACGCCGAAGACGAAGACCAGGGTTTCCTGGGTCGTGGCGGCAGCGGTGCGAATTCCAGTGTCTCGGGTGAAACCGCGAAAATGATCGACCTGGAAGTGCGCAGCATCATTGACCAGTGCTACGGCACGGCCAAGCAGATCCTCACCGATAACCGCGACAAGCTGGACGCCATGGCGGATGCCTTGATGAAATACGAGACCATCGATGCCGATCAGATCGACGACATCATGGCCGGCCGTACGCCGCGCGAGCCGCGCGACTGGTCGGGTGGTCCTGGCTCCACGGGCACCCCGGTGCCGCGGGACGAGCGTCCCGAGAGCCCGATCGGCGGTCCTGCAGCTCAACACTAA
- the folP gene encoding dihydropteroate synthase has translation MTSKQYPTRLPCGNRVLDLSRTHVMGILNVTPDSFSDGGRFNQRDGALRHAEAMVAAGATLIDVGGESTRPGARVVSPIEELERVAPIVEAIARELDVIISVDTSTPAVMRETARLGAGLINDVRSLQRDGALDAAAATGLPVCLMHMLGEPGDMQDDPRYVDLVGEVTGFLEARMQACEAAGIPAERIILDPGFGFAKTHAHNLSLFKHMQALDALGRPLLVGVSRKSIVGLALGRPVSERLYGSLALAALAMFKGARILRVHDVAETVDVVRMITAVDTAE, from the coding sequence ATGACTTCAAAGCAGTACCCAACCCGGTTGCCTTGCGGCAACCGGGTTCTTGATTTAAGCCGTACCCATGTCATGGGTATCCTCAACGTCACCCCCGATTCCTTCTCCGACGGCGGCCGTTTCAACCAGCGCGACGGGGCCTTGCGCCACGCCGAGGCCATGGTTGCCGCCGGCGCCACCCTGATTGACGTGGGTGGCGAGTCCACCCGGCCGGGTGCGCGCGTGGTCTCGCCCATCGAAGAGCTGGAGCGGGTAGCCCCCATCGTCGAGGCCATTGCCCGCGAACTGGATGTGATCATCTCGGTGGATACCTCCACGCCCGCGGTCATGCGCGAGACGGCGCGCCTGGGCGCAGGCCTGATCAACGACGTGCGCTCCTTGCAGCGTGACGGGGCGCTGGACGCTGCCGCGGCCACCGGCCTGCCGGTGTGCCTGATGCACATGCTGGGCGAGCCGGGCGACATGCAGGACGACCCCCGGTACGTTGATCTGGTGGGTGAAGTGACGGGTTTTCTCGAGGCGCGCATGCAGGCGTGCGAAGCGGCGGGTATCCCGGCCGAGCGCATCATCCTCGACCCGGGCTTTGGTTTCGCCAAGACGCACGCGCACAACCTCAGCCTGTTCAAGCATATGCAGGCGCTGGATGCCCTTGGGCGGCCGCTGCTGGTCGGCGTGTCGCGCAAGAGCATCGTTGGCCTGGCACTGGGTCGCCCCGTCTCGGAGCGGCTCTACGGCAGCTTGGCGCTGGCCGCATTGGCCATGTTCAAGGGCGCACGGATCCTTCGGGTGCACGATGTGGCCGAAACCGTCGATGTCGTACGAATGATCACAGCGGTCGACACCGCTGAATAA
- a CDS encoding MFS transporter: MSKSATSDGRGPYATGAIIWQLAQVLWVGGLWVLHLGVIPALAHVGLAPALIEDIGTQIGGLLTGFCAFCAVVQMLVLVSGQGFAALWRDMRGQLLSMAVLVAALYGGVTHWSPEPLRWQLFCYLAMGLLGLALVLQPVPGRAREARH; this comes from the coding sequence TTGTCGAAGTCAGCCACATCTGATGGCCGCGGCCCGTACGCGACGGGCGCGATCATCTGGCAGCTCGCCCAGGTACTCTGGGTGGGCGGCCTGTGGGTTCTGCACCTCGGCGTGATTCCGGCGCTGGCCCATGTCGGGCTGGCCCCGGCGCTGATCGAGGACATAGGAACGCAAATCGGCGGGTTGCTGACCGGTTTCTGTGCATTCTGTGCCGTCGTGCAGATGCTGGTGCTGGTCAGTGGCCAGGGGTTTGCTGCCCTGTGGCGGGACATGCGTGGACAGTTGCTGTCCATGGCCGTGCTGGTTGCCGCGCTGTATGGCGGGGTGACACACTGGTCGCCCGAACCGCTGCGCTGGCAGTTGTTCTGTTACCTGGCGATGGGCCTTCTGGGCCTGGCGCTGGTGTTGCAGCCGGTACCGGGCAGGGCGCGCGAGGCGCGCCACTGA
- the yhbY gene encoding ribosome assembly RNA-binding protein YhbY has product MPLTNEQKKQYKSIGHDLKPVLIVAGNGLTEGVTDELERALVDHELIKVEIRAEDREARAAIIAELCKAGRAELVQTIGKKALIYRRNPQPNKQLSNIHRYK; this is encoded by the coding sequence ATGCCGCTCACTAACGAGCAGAAGAAACAGTACAAATCCATTGGCCACGATCTGAAACCTGTTCTGATTGTGGCAGGCAATGGCCTGACTGAGGGCGTTACCGACGAACTCGAGCGCGCGCTCGTCGATCACGAATTGATCAAGGTCGAGATTCGCGCCGAAGATCGCGAAGCCCGTGCCGCCATCATTGCCGAACTGTGCAAGGCAGGCCGCGCCGAGCTGGTGCAGACCATCGGCAAGAAAGCGCTGATCTACCGCCGCAACCCGCAGCCCAACAAGCAGCTGTCGAACATCCACCGCTACAAGTGA
- the greA gene encoding transcription elongation factor GreA — translation MNKYPMTVQGARALEEEHAHLTKVVRPKLSQDIGTARELGDLKENAEYHAAREQQGMVEARIRDIEGRLQNAVVIDVTTIEPTGKVIFGTTVEIANVETDERVKYQIVGEDEADIKQGKISVGSPIARALIAKEEGDVVAVKTPGGVIEYEIVEVSHI, via the coding sequence ATGAATAAATACCCCATGACCGTCCAGGGCGCTCGCGCCCTGGAAGAGGAGCATGCCCACCTGACCAAGGTGGTGCGGCCCAAGCTGAGCCAGGACATCGGTACTGCGCGCGAACTGGGTGACCTCAAGGAAAACGCCGAATACCATGCCGCCCGCGAACAGCAGGGCATGGTCGAGGCGCGTATCCGCGACATCGAAGGCCGCTTGCAGAACGCCGTGGTCATCGACGTCACCACCATCGAGCCAACCGGCAAGGTGATCTTCGGTACCACCGTGGAAATCGCCAACGTCGAAACCGATGAGCGGGTCAAGTACCAGATCGTCGGCGAGGACGAAGCCGATATCAAGCAGGGCAAGATCTCGGTGGGTTCGCCTATCGCTCGCGCCCTGATCGCCAAGGAAGAAGGCGATGTCGTGGCGGTGAAAACCCCCGGCGGCGTCATCGAGTACGAGATTGTCGAAGTCAGCCACATCTGA
- the rlmE gene encoding 23S rRNA (uridine(2552)-2'-O)-methyltransferase RlmE: MARSKTSLGWLKEHFNDPYVKMAQKDGYRSRASYKLLEIQEKYRLIRPGMSVIDLGAAPGGWSQVTSRLIGGQGRLIASDILEMDSIPDVTFIRGDFTEDSVLAEILEAVGNSHVDLVISDMAPNMSGTPEVDMPKAMFLCELALDLAGRVLKPGGDFVIKIFQGEGFDQYLKDARKKFDKVIMLKPDSSRGRSREQYMLGRGYKGE, encoded by the coding sequence GTGGCCCGTTCCAAAACCAGCCTTGGTTGGCTGAAAGAACATTTCAACGACCCTTACGTCAAAATGGCGCAAAAGGATGGCTATCGCTCGCGCGCCAGCTACAAATTGCTCGAAATCCAGGAAAAGTACCGGCTGATCCGCCCTGGCATGAGTGTGATCGACCTCGGCGCGGCCCCCGGTGGCTGGTCGCAGGTGACCAGTCGTCTGATTGGCGGCCAGGGGCGTCTGATTGCGTCCGATATCCTGGAAATGGACAGCATCCCGGACGTGACCTTCATTCGCGGCGACTTCACCGAAGACTCGGTATTGGCCGAGATCCTGGAAGCGGTCGGTAATTCGCACGTGGACCTTGTGATTTCCGATATGGCCCCCAATATGAGTGGTACGCCCGAGGTCGACATGCCCAAGGCCATGTTCCTGTGCGAACTGGCACTGGACTTGGCGGGCCGGGTGCTCAAGCCCGGTGGCGACTTCGTGATCAAGATTTTCCAGGGTGAAGGCTTCGACCAGTACTTGAAGGATGCCCGCAAGAAGTTCGACAAGGTGATCATGCTCAAGCCCGATTCTTCCAGGGGCCGCTCCCGCGAACAATACATGCTGGGGCGCGGTTACAAGGGCGAGTAA